AATCTCACCCTTTTCAAAACGTTCCTTATCCACAGTGATTCCTAATTTTTCTTCCATCTTCTTAACCTGATCTGAATCTACCCCAATAACATGGGTCATTGAGAACATGCTTTGAGGCTCAGCCAATTGATCATCGGTAGGGCGATCTGTGTGATATGATTTTGCGAATTCATCCACATACTTACTGAAGACCTCAGGATCATACTTGATCTGACCTATCCCACTATAAGCTTTAAAGACCTCTTTTACTCCCTTTATATCCTGAATTTCCTTGATCATATCCGCTGTAATCTTGGCTTTCTCTTCCCCCTCAAATCCAAAGGACATCGTTTGATTGGACAGCGTGAAATCGTTATCCATGTATTCAGCAATAAAATGATCTGTACTCATACTAAGCACAAGTGTATTGATCACCAGAAAAGTTGTCAGTCCCAGAAATAAAGAGAGAAACACAACCATCGCCCGTTTTTTCACTCTAAAAATATTACGCCAAGCCAGTCGGTGCAGCTTAGATCCGCCAGTTCCCCGCTTCGTCTTAGCTTTAACCATCGTCCCTGTATATCTCACCGCTTCTATTGGAGAAACTTTGCCAGCGATAGAGGCAGGTTTGATAGCGCTAAACATGGTGGTCATCCAAGCAAATAACGCAGCTCCAATAAAGATTAACGGGTGAAAAGAAATCACCACGCCCGTATCCAAATCCATTGTACTCATAGCCAGCGGCACCATTACGAAGGAAGTCACAGCTCCTGCGGCAAGTCCCAGTGGGATAGCGATAAGTGCTAACCGTGAAGCCTGTGCCCTAACTATTTTTTTAATCTGCCGTTGTGTAGTTCCTAGCGTTCTAAGCAGACCGTAGAACCTGGTATCCCGTGAGACAGAAATATAAAGCACATTATAAATCAATAAATATCCGCTCAACATAACAAATAATATAATTCCAGCGTAACCAATCAAAGTTGCTGTTCTATCCGAAGAGGTAGACGATTGGTTAGAGACAGGTTCAAGCTTTTGATTTTTTCCCAAAGGAATATCCTGTTGCAAACGTGAGATAAGTACATCCGTATTTTTCTCATTAAAAAGAATAGTGGCATTTTTGGGATTCTTAAGATCTACGCCATGAGCTGTAGCAAAAGCCCCCGATACCAGCATAGCTCCAGAATTTCCGGTACGGACATGACTGTAATCGGTAAACCATCCACTTAGTACGAAATTGCTACTTTGCTGAGATTTCACCCCATCGCGGGTAACAGAGTAAGTTAACGGCAAGCTCATACCAATCTGTGGATCATCCATCCCCATTGACTGTAATATCCATAAAGGAACGGCGATTTCATTTTCCTTATCTGGATAAGTTCCCTTTAGACCATCGATCACTGGTTTACGCATCTCTGTCCATTCTGTAGAGTCATACCAGAGCAGAGCTAAATTAAGATCTCCTATTTCTGGCGTATTGATCACATTACCTACTCTGGACTGGAGTCCGATGGTCTTAATATAGGAGAGTTCCTTTAACTTGTTCATTTGTTGTTCTGACGGGGAGGTTAAGTAGACATCCGCCATGGTTCCGTTTATTTTCAATTGCTGCATTTCGAAGGTCTTATAGTTACTCAGTCCAATACTAAAAAAAGAAGTGATGAGCCAGGTAGTAAGCACGATGGCGAGAATCACAAAACGATTTCGGGTCCGATTGGCTTTCAGGCTTCTGCTCGTCAGCTTTTTAACAACGGGCTTATTACTGTTTGGAAACATCATCACAATGCCCCTCCAGTAATTTTACCGTCCTCTATCCGGATAGTCCGGTCTGCAAGCTGAGCAATCTCTTCATTATGAGTAATCATTAGAATCGTCTGATTAAACTGTCTGCTTGTTACTTTGAGTAAACCAATGACCTCCTGGCTAGTGATGCTGTCCAAGTTCCCTGTAGGTTCATCTGCTAGGATAATGGAAGGTTTTGCTGCCAAGGCCCGTGCGATGGCTACCCTTTGCTGCTGACCGCCTGAAAGCTGACCAGGGAGGTTGTCCAATTTTTGCGAAAGACCTAACGTATTCACAATATGATCCACGAAATCCTTGTCTATTTTGTTTCCATCCAGCTCTATGGGCAACACAATATTCTCGTATACATTAAGAATCGGCACTAGATTATAGTTCTGAAACACAAATCCGATCTTTCTTCTTCTAAATACCGTCAACTCATCATCCTTCATCCCAAAAATATTTTTACCATCTATGATCACCTGACCCTCTGTCGCCCGATCAAGCCCGCCTAGCATATGTAAGAGCGTTGATTTGCCACTTCCTGAAGTCCCGACAATCGCTATAAATTCACCGTTGTGTACCTCTACATTAATACCATCCAGTGCCTTGACCAGGTTAGTCCCCTTACCGTAATGTTTTGTGAGATTAATTGCGCTGAGTACAGACATATTTCCCATCTCCATTCCGCTTTGTTATTCTACAACCCATTATATAGAGCAGTTCTTACATTCTAGTGACACACTAAAATATCCCCACAAAGTGGGGACTCCCAATACATACTTGCTGATATGTAAAAAAAAGACTTGCCCATAATGGACAAGTCTCTATAAATTGCTGACCTAGCTGTTTAAGCTTATTTAAAAGCAGGCAACGCAATATCCGCATAGTTATCTTCAAGGAATTTCTTCACTTCTGGTCCGCTAATCCGTTTAGCT
This genomic stretch from Paenibacillus sp. FSL H7-0737 harbors:
- a CDS encoding ABC transporter permease, producing MMFPNSNKPVVKKLTSRSLKANRTRNRFVILAIVLTTWLITSFFSIGLSNYKTFEMQQLKINGTMADVYLTSPSEQQMNKLKELSYIKTIGLQSRVGNVINTPEIGDLNLALLWYDSTEWTEMRKPVIDGLKGTYPDKENEIAVPLWILQSMGMDDPQIGMSLPLTYSVTRDGVKSQQSSNFVLSGWFTDYSHVRTGNSGAMLVSGAFATAHGVDLKNPKNATILFNEKNTDVLISRLQQDIPLGKNQKLEPVSNQSSTSSDRTATLIGYAGIILFVMLSGYLLIYNVLYISVSRDTRFYGLLRTLGTTQRQIKKIVRAQASRLALIAIPLGLAAGAVTSFVMVPLAMSTMDLDTGVVISFHPLIFIGAALFAWMTTMFSAIKPASIAGKVSPIEAVRYTGTMVKAKTKRGTGGSKLHRLAWRNIFRVKKRAMVVFLSLFLGLTTFLVINTLVLSMSTDHFIAEYMDNDFTLSNQTMSFGFEGEEKAKITADMIKEIQDIKGVKEVFKAYSGIGQIKYDPEVFSKYVDEFAKSYHTDRPTDDQLAEPQSMFSMTHVIGVDSDQVKKMEEKLGITVDKERFEKGEIALLDNFSLAGIKIGDNFQISPINSDAAQSFEIGGLADFSSLGSSHFVAPNVYISHTAMEKLMNDPLISKVYINADPKDWKPITDQLEGLIGGDGELKLESKLYMEKFMESAKLTFYIMGGGIALILALIGILNYVNIMYTGVVARKLEFAVMESIGMTSKQMRKLLLFEGAGYAIISTLLISTIGTLISYGAYSLFSQEATYAVFSFPTLPLSIAIVLVFAVCLSVPLIAYKQIKKDSIVERLRQME
- a CDS encoding ABC transporter ATP-binding protein, with amino-acid sequence MSVLSAINLTKHYGKGTNLVKALDGINVEVHNGEFIAIVGTSGSGKSTLLHMLGGLDRATEGQVIIDGKNIFGMKDDELTVFRRRKIGFVFQNYNLVPILNVYENIVLPIELDGNKIDKDFVDHIVNTLGLSQKLDNLPGQLSGGQQQRVAIARALAAKPSIILADEPTGNLDSITSQEVIGLLKVTSRQFNQTILMITHNEEIAQLADRTIRIEDGKITGGAL